In one window of Paraflavitalea soli DNA:
- a CDS encoding TonB-dependent receptor, with protein MKKQRLVALTAIAMRIAFIQIFLVSFLTSMAYDHHADAQGVMDKVVTLSVDKGQLKDVFNSLKTQTGARFVFSSKTIEANRKVSIKARDKKLSDVLEELLAPFGINYKMVKDRIVLYRPKSLSAAFGGMAEDEDLLVNIVSADKEVKGQVTDDKGSPLPGVSVVVKGTTKGVNTDATGSFTIKVPDDQSILVVSYIGYQQQEVDIAGKTSVTIAMIPTSGQLSDVVVVGYGTQKKVTVTGAVTQVKGSELAKSPTVNLSNALAGRLPGVTAIQSTGEPGYDGSTIRIRGSNTPNNSGALIVIDGVPDRAGGLERLNPSDIETMSVLKDAAAAIYGSRGGNGVILITTKRGKSGKPLLSYDFNQGWSQATRIPKMADAVEYATIVNELTLFDAQLPSNQWKAAWTAFQQTGTYTRPDNGNKITAAYAPDIIQKHRDGTDPWGYPNTDWFGTALKKWSPQSKHNLQLSGGSETVKYLASIGYNNQDGYYKNSATGYKQYDMRFNLDAKVNKYINTSLGITAREESRFFPTKGAGAIFRMLMRGKPTEQEVWPNGLPGPDIENGENPIVITTNATGYDKDTRDYFQTNGRVELQVPGVKGLKLTGFASLDKYIRRTKRWETPWYLYFWDKKTYEADGVTPLLTKSIRSTFADPRLTESHEDQLNVNLTGFVNYDLSFGSHTINAMAAVTRETITNSNFNAFRRNYISPAIDQLFAGGDPQKDNNGGAFKRARLSYFGRVNYNYQEKYMLEFLWRYDGSYMFPKNDRFGFFPGVLVGWRLSEENFMKPLSFIDNLKLRGSYGQMGNDNILFNGVLQEYRYLSTYGFNTYVAGGNVVKTLTESGVPNPGYTWEVANNANVGLEGAVLQNKLSFELDYFYNIRSKILMANEAQVPASAGMDLPPQNLGKVKNKGWEFSLTWSDKIGRDFKYSVNVNGGYAKNEVVKLPETPGLKPHQLSQGHTFGTNGVALLVYEYDGVFLDQAEIDKNTIDYSAATNQLRPGDMKLRDVDGNGKIDGDDRVRMDKNRDPLFTGGVNINLQYKGFDCTLLFQAATGGLLFIGTESGTIGNYLQYSYDHRWTVDNPSSVDPRLSNRGNTYYSSGSFGTNTYWVRSSNYLRMKNLEFGYNFSNTLVQKAGMSGLRLYVNGINLFTVDKMKIWDPESTSGNGQYYPQARILNVGARVTF; from the coding sequence ATGAAAAAACAACGACTTGTTGCCTTAACTGCCATTGCAATGAGAATAGCGTTCATACAGATCTTCCTGGTCTCTTTTCTAACCTCCATGGCCTACGACCACCATGCTGATGCTCAGGGGGTAATGGACAAAGTAGTAACCTTGTCTGTAGACAAAGGACAACTGAAAGATGTATTCAATTCCTTAAAAACCCAAACGGGAGCACGGTTTGTATTCAGCTCTAAAACGATCGAAGCAAACCGCAAGGTTTCCATCAAAGCAAGAGACAAAAAGCTAAGTGATGTGCTGGAAGAGCTATTAGCACCTTTTGGCATTAATTATAAAATGGTCAAGGACCGCATTGTCTTGTACAGGCCCAAATCGCTGAGTGCTGCTTTTGGCGGTATGGCGGAAGATGAGGATCTGTTGGTAAACATTGTATCGGCAGACAAAGAAGTGAAGGGACAGGTAACGGATGATAAGGGAAGCCCTTTACCGGGTGTAAGTGTGGTAGTAAAAGGCACCACCAAGGGTGTCAATACAGATGCCACGGGTTCGTTCACGATCAAAGTGCCGGACGATCAAAGTATACTGGTGGTCTCTTATATCGGCTACCAGCAACAGGAAGTAGATATTGCGGGCAAAACTTCGGTGACGATTGCGATGATCCCTACTTCCGGGCAGCTGAGTGATGTAGTGGTGGTGGGTTATGGCACGCAAAAAAAGGTGACGGTAACGGGTGCGGTAACGCAGGTGAAGGGTTCTGAGCTGGCTAAATCGCCCACAGTAAACCTGTCGAATGCACTGGCGGGCCGGCTGCCGGGTGTAACGGCTATTCAATCTACCGGTGAGCCCGGCTATGACGGCTCTACTATCCGCATCCGCGGTTCCAATACACCTAATAACAGTGGTGCGCTGATCGTAATTGACGGTGTGCCTGACAGGGCCGGTGGCCTTGAGCGGCTGAACCCTTCAGATATTGAAACCATGTCGGTACTGAAAGATGCAGCTGCAGCGATCTATGGCTCACGTGGTGGTAATGGCGTTATCCTGATCACCACCAAACGGGGTAAATCAGGCAAGCCGCTTCTTTCCTACGACTTCAACCAGGGCTGGTCGCAGGCTACGCGCATTCCCAAAATGGCTGATGCGGTTGAGTATGCAACGATCGTTAATGAGTTGACGCTGTTTGATGCGCAGCTTCCTTCGAATCAATGGAAGGCAGCCTGGACCGCTTTTCAGCAAACAGGTACTTATACAAGACCTGATAATGGCAATAAAATTACAGCGGCCTATGCGCCTGATATTATACAAAAGCACCGGGATGGAACAGATCCCTGGGGTTATCCCAACACAGACTGGTTTGGCACAGCTTTAAAGAAATGGTCGCCCCAGTCAAAGCACAACCTCCAATTGTCGGGCGGATCTGAAACGGTAAAATACCTGGCATCTATCGGCTACAACAACCAGGATGGTTATTACAAGAACTCGGCTACGGGTTATAAGCAATACGATATGCGCTTTAACCTGGATGCCAAAGTAAACAAGTACATCAATACGAGCCTGGGCATCACGGCCCGGGAAGAATCGCGCTTCTTCCCTACCAAAGGCGCCGGCGCCATCTTCCGGATGCTGATGCGTGGCAAGCCTACAGAGCAGGAAGTATGGCCCAATGGCCTGCCAGGACCAGATATTGAGAACGGAGAAAATCCGATCGTGATCACCACCAACGCCACGGGTTATGATAAGGACACCAGGGATTATTTTCAAACGAATGGCAGGGTGGAATTGCAGGTACCTGGTGTAAAAGGTTTGAAACTTACGGGCTTTGCTTCACTGGACAAATACATCCGCCGTACTAAAAGATGGGAAACACCCTGGTACCTGTATTTCTGGGATAAGAAGACCTATGAAGCGGATGGGGTAACACCACTGCTCACAAAGTCGATCCGTTCTACGTTTGCCGATCCCCGGTTAACAGAGTCACACGAAGATCAACTGAATGTGAACCTCACGGGTTTTGTCAACTACGATCTTAGTTTTGGTTCGCATACGATCAACGCGATGGCGGCGGTAACAAGGGAAACGATCACCAACTCGAACTTTAATGCTTTCCGCCGGAACTATATCTCGCCTGCCATTGACCAGTTGTTTGCTGGCGGTGATCCACAGAAGGACAATAACGGAGGAGCGTTCAAACGCGCCCGCCTTAGTTATTTTGGCCGGGTGAATTACAACTACCAGGAAAAGTACATGCTGGAATTCCTCTGGCGTTATGATGGCTCCTATATGTTCCCGAAGAATGACCGGTTTGGATTTTTCCCCGGGGTGCTGGTGGGCTGGAGATTATCAGAAGAGAACTTTATGAAACCGCTCAGCTTTATTGATAACCTAAAGCTGCGTGGTTCTTATGGGCAGATGGGTAATGACAATATCCTCTTCAACGGCGTGCTGCAGGAATACCGTTATCTCTCTACCTACGGCTTCAACACCTATGTGGCCGGCGGCAACGTGGTGAAAACATTGACAGAAAGTGGGGTACCTAACCCTGGTTATACCTGGGAAGTAGCCAACAATGCGAATGTGGGCCTTGAAGGCGCTGTATTGCAAAACAAACTGAGCTTTGAACTGGATTATTTCTACAATATCCGCAGCAAGATCCTGATGGCCAATGAAGCGCAGGTGCCTGCTTCTGCCGGTATGGACCTGCCTCCCCAAAATCTGGGTAAGGTAAAGAACAAAGGATGGGAATTCTCGCTCACCTGGAGTGATAAAATAGGCAGGGATTTCAAGTATTCGGTAAATGTGAATGGCGGCTATGCCAAAAACGAAGTGGTGAAGCTGCCTGAAACACCGGGCCTGAAGCCGCACCAGCTTTCGCAGGGTCATACTTTCGGCACCAATGGGGTTGCGCTCCTGGTATACGAGTATGATGGTGTATTTCTTGACCAGGCCGAGATCGATAAGAATACGATCGATTACAGTGCAGCCACCAACCAGTTACGCCCCGGCGATATGAAGCTGCGGGATGTTGACGGCAATGGTAAGATCGATGGTGATGACCGGGTGCGGATGGACAAGAACCGTGACCCGCTATTTACGGGCGGCGTAAATATCAACCTGCAATACAAAGGTTTTGATTGTACTCTTTTGTTCCAGGCGGCTACGGGAGGTCTTTTGTTCATCGGTACTGAATCAGGAACGATCGGTAATTACCTGCAATACTCTTATGATCATCGCTGGACGGTAGACAACCCCAGCAGTGTAGACCCCCGCCTCTCCAACCGTGGTAATACGTATTATTCGAGCGGTAGTTTTGGCACTAATACTTATTGGGTAAGGAGCAGCAACTACCTGCGTATGAAGAATCTTGAATTTGGCTACAATTTCTCCAACACGCTCGTTCAAAAAGCAGGCATGAGTGGTCTGCGGTTGTATGTGAATGGTATTAACCTGTTTACGGTAGATAAAATGAAGATCTGGGATCCGGAGTCTACCAGTGGCAATGGTCAGTACTATCCGCAGGCGAGAATCTTAAATGTTGGCGCAAGAGTAACCTTTTAA
- a CDS encoding class I SAM-dependent methyltransferase, which translates to MELKQAIQLIRTPKLDSASAQVWADLGAGTGLFTRALAQLIGENSTIYAVDRKDTDLQQIRATDHITIEKVPADFISDDLGL; encoded by the coding sequence ATGGAATTGAAGCAGGCCATTCAACTGATCCGTACACCAAAGCTCGATAGCGCATCTGCACAGGTCTGGGCCGACCTCGGCGCCGGCACAGGACTTTTTACCAGGGCCCTCGCTCAATTGATCGGTGAGAACAGCACCATTTATGCCGTGGACCGGAAGGATACCGATCTCCAACAGATCAGGGCCACAGACCATATTACTATTGAAAAAGTGCCCGCCGACTTTATCAGTGACGACCTGGGCCTGTAG
- a CDS encoding MFS transporter: MNVRPQKLLTEQEVQTGLRLVITEGLATEAMTTLTGGAFLVAMALLLGASNLQIGLLAAWPTFTNIFQLLSIWLVRRYNNRRAISVVCALLARLPLVIIGVMPFFTKGSIQFLIIFLFFYYLFASIAGLSWNAWMKDLVPGNQLGTYFSRRSSYMQILNVILSLSLAFIIDYVKDNYPAYELTTYSIMFTVAGVIGIMGAFVLSKVPEPQSYLARENIFQLFKRPLKDGNFRKLLLFNSAWVFALNIAIPFFTVYMLKHLGLSMTYVIGLTVVSQLCSIFTIRMWGRFSDRYSNKTILAIAAPVYIICIIAWCFVGIYSRFMVNLGLLVFIHIFTGIATAGINLSLTNIGLKLAPNEHAIVYLSTKNIITAVFSSVAPLIGGILADYFGNRSLVINAEWAGPTANKVLHLVSLHDMNFLFLIGAVLAFISLEFLLRVKEVGEVEKDVVVRIMRSSIKNNLKEYFLIGNLISWHDQLWGLFKKKSP; the protein is encoded by the coding sequence ATGAATGTCAGGCCGCAGAAATTACTTACTGAACAGGAAGTGCAAACTGGTTTAAGGCTGGTGATCACCGAAGGATTGGCAACGGAAGCAATGACCACACTCACCGGCGGAGCCTTCCTGGTAGCCATGGCCTTGTTATTGGGCGCCTCTAATTTACAGATTGGGCTGCTCGCTGCCTGGCCCACTTTTACCAATATATTCCAGCTCTTGTCTATCTGGCTGGTGCGGCGTTACAACAACAGGCGCGCCATCAGTGTGGTCTGCGCCTTATTGGCGCGCTTGCCGTTGGTTATAATAGGGGTAATGCCTTTTTTTACAAAAGGCTCCATACAATTCCTGATCATTTTTCTCTTCTTTTATTATCTCTTTGCTTCTATTGCAGGATTGAGCTGGAATGCCTGGATGAAAGACCTCGTGCCCGGCAATCAATTGGGTACTTATTTCTCCAGAAGGAGCAGCTATATGCAAATACTCAATGTGATATTAAGCCTAAGCCTGGCCTTTATCATTGATTATGTAAAGGACAACTATCCCGCTTATGAGCTCACCACCTATTCCATTATGTTTACAGTGGCTGGTGTAATTGGAATTATGGGTGCGTTTGTACTGTCCAAAGTGCCCGAGCCACAATCTTATCTTGCCAGGGAGAATATATTCCAGCTGTTTAAACGTCCTTTGAAAGATGGTAATTTCAGAAAACTACTCCTGTTCAACTCTGCCTGGGTATTTGCTTTGAACATTGCCATCCCTTTCTTCACCGTATACATGCTCAAACACCTGGGCCTTTCCATGACCTACGTAATTGGCCTCACCGTAGTAAGCCAGTTGTGCAGCATTTTCACCATCCGCATGTGGGGTCGTTTTTCCGACAGGTACAGCAACAAGACCATCCTGGCCATTGCTGCGCCTGTATACATCATATGTATTATAGCCTGGTGTTTTGTAGGTATTTATTCCCGCTTCATGGTCAATCTCGGATTGCTTGTCTTCATTCACATCTTTACCGGCATTGCTACTGCGGGCATCAACCTGTCCCTTACCAATATCGGCCTGAAGCTGGCGCCTAATGAACATGCCATCGTTTATTTATCCACCAAAAACATTATTACCGCTGTCTTTTCTTCTGTAGCTCCTTTAATAGGTGGTATATTGGCCGATTACTTTGGCAATCGTTCCCTCGTCATCAATGCGGAGTGGGCAGGCCCCACTGCCAATAAAGTATTGCACCTCGTATCCCTGCATGATATGAACTTCCTGTTTTTGATAGGTGCTGTCCTGGCCTTTATTTCCCTGGAATTTCTTCTCCGCGTAAAAGAAGTAGGAGAGGTGGAGAAAGATGTAGTGGTACGCATCATGCGCAGCAGCATAAAGAACAACCTCAAAGAATATTTCCTCATCGGGAACCTGATATCCTGGCACGATCAGCTATGGGGACTGTTTAAAAAGAAATCTCCCTGA
- a CDS encoding FecR family protein has protein sequence MNRSAFYHLLQRYSDGTCTDEEKKLVEQWYELLDDDHEAAVSNEEIKSTVDRLWPVIKEKTLPQAAEQFPERPVRRIPLYVRWISAAAILTAVSFGIYWIAGNSHRFSSFEENVVTEDLTQTINHLSTPDTIYLPDKSMVVLEPGARLYYPDSFALAKREVYLEGNAFFKVTKNAKSPFYVYSNNIVTQVLGTSFFVKTDAATQDVEVSVRTGKVAVYENESQGNSNKRTEESTGVILKPNQKVIYNRNDGHFRTTLVDVPLPLLPNSQQEETVTELNFVFEESPISKVLACLENAYHIEIITENDNLGKSLFSGDIKGQNLYDQLEIICQSIQATYEVRGTRILIKGDN, from the coding sequence ATGAACCGAAGCGCCTTTTATCATTTACTGCAGCGGTATTCAGACGGCACCTGCACCGACGAAGAGAAAAAGTTGGTGGAGCAGTGGTATGAATTATTGGATGATGATCATGAAGCGGCTGTTAGTAACGAAGAAATTAAATCAACAGTAGACCGGCTTTGGCCTGTTATTAAGGAAAAAACCCTTCCCCAGGCTGCTGAACAGTTTCCGGAAAGACCAGTACGGCGTATACCGTTATATGTACGCTGGATAAGCGCCGCTGCCATCCTAACGGCGGTATCGTTTGGTATTTACTGGATTGCCGGCAACTCCCATCGCTTTTCCTCTTTTGAGGAGAACGTTGTTACAGAAGACCTTACACAAACCATTAACCACCTGTCGACACCCGATACCATTTACCTGCCAGATAAGAGTATGGTGGTGCTGGAACCTGGCGCCAGGCTCTATTATCCTGACAGTTTTGCCCTGGCCAAAAGAGAAGTTTACCTGGAAGGCAATGCTTTTTTTAAGGTAACGAAGAACGCCAAATCGCCTTTTTATGTATACAGCAACAATATTGTGACGCAGGTACTGGGCACCAGTTTCTTTGTAAAGACGGATGCAGCCACGCAGGATGTGGAAGTGTCGGTGCGCACGGGTAAAGTAGCAGTCTATGAAAATGAATCACAGGGCAATAGCAATAAAAGAACGGAGGAATCAACAGGCGTGATCTTAAAGCCCAACCAGAAAGTGATCTACAACCGGAATGATGGGCATTTCAGAACCACGCTGGTAGATGTGCCCTTACCATTGCTGCCGAATAGCCAGCAGGAGGAAACGGTGACCGAGCTGAATTTTGTTTTTGAGGAATCGCCTATCTCCAAGGTATTGGCATGCCTGGAGAATGCCTATCATATTGAGATCATTACGGAAAACGATAACCTGGGCAAGAGCCTGTTTTCCGGCGATATAAAAGGACAAAACCTGTATGACCAACTGGAGATCATTTGTCAGTCGATACAGGCCACTTATGAAGTACGTGGTACCCGGATACTTATTAAAGGAGATAACTAA
- a CDS encoding TonB-dependent receptor, producing MIATNRLQQGCVTFFALILSALSFLPLLSSAQGTDASVRGVVLTANKKPVEGATVTLKNASTGFQATTLTMKDGKYFFRQLPLGSPYSIQVSFVGFANALKENLALNLGDQLIVDFELLEKAASLQEVVVKANTVTSRIDRYGASTAISARMIQQLPTQNRNFNNLSALAPTTNGGSVSGQLPSSTNYQIDGVSARNNLTSGAVGSGPYSLSMESIREFEVITNVYDVTQGRSGGGTISAVTKSGTNTFTGSVFDYFRADFLASPYDIRGNKRTQSFTTNQYGFSLGGPIIKDKLHFFTAFDRQDESQPFFIADIQDDDDANSLRISKAALDNVIDIGRRKYGLGNGPQVGEFGRKTVANTFFGRLDWQIDKRNRLTLRNNYSDWKNPVSNSDNSSINLYEVYGDFKSRENSLLLSLRSQLNSNVLNELKFQYQVTTRNYVPNSELPSANIPRAIVTVRSQLPNGTMGNTTVQLGGQRFNPEDNLERQYQLVNTTYLSKGKYNFTFGTDNTLTYLDTYISNEQNGRFIFNSVEEFDNLNPSRYAREVPLKGKPSVQQWVLNASLFGQVQFELLKDVDAVFGVRYDVTSYLTKGDYNAVVDQALGLRTDNNASDWNNVQPRMQLTWDVKGNKKDIIRFGAGIFSANPITYAQVNNIQNSGTKVAAIDVTRPSTGTNLVPKPNFPSYRNDPSTAPGVIAGVPTVSTINLNSPDLEVPSIFKANISYNKIFGNRFRLGFNVQYAYTWDNYVYLDRNLVDQPYFTLANEANRGVFVPANTITSAGITDNVQGRKTQLVGRTLEFTNGAKINQLAAFIDGEYRYFRDGYINFSYTYNITKDNTSYNGNVANTSTFRPIKSDPRSLSEMDYSDNQFRHKVVLYGATPTFKGFSLSGRFTGLGGSRYSLVVDADINGDFVGGPGNDNDLAFVFDPNDPKTATAIRESMLKVLANPNSRAKKHIQESLGKIASRNGGENPFTGTIDVRLAKEFKLYKTHKLSLSVDVFNFANLLNKQWGGNYNLGAQTLLTVSGFNQATKEYQYRVNENVGVTTRNGTPYQVQIGARYSF from the coding sequence ATGATAGCAACAAACCGGCTCCAACAGGGCTGCGTGACCTTTTTTGCCCTAATTCTTTCTGCTTTATCTTTTCTTCCACTGCTTTCCTCTGCACAGGGAACTGATGCATCGGTGAGAGGTGTGGTATTGACTGCCAACAAAAAACCAGTTGAAGGCGCTACAGTAACCCTCAAAAACGCTTCCACCGGTTTCCAGGCAACCACGCTTACCATGAAAGATGGTAAATATTTTTTCCGCCAGCTTCCCCTGGGATCGCCCTATTCCATCCAGGTATCCTTTGTAGGGTTTGCGAATGCTTTGAAGGAAAACCTTGCCCTCAACCTGGGGGACCAGCTGATAGTAGATTTTGAGCTGCTGGAAAAAGCAGCTTCTCTCCAGGAAGTAGTGGTAAAAGCCAATACGGTGACCAGCCGCATTGACCGCTATGGTGCTTCTACGGCTATCTCAGCGCGCATGATACAACAGCTGCCCACGCAAAACAGGAACTTCAATAACCTGAGTGCGCTGGCGCCAACAACGAACGGCGGCAGTGTAAGCGGTCAGCTTCCTTCTTCTACCAATTACCAGATAGATGGTGTAAGCGCCCGGAACAACCTGACCAGTGGTGCAGTGGGCAGCGGTCCCTACTCTTTATCCATGGAATCGATCCGTGAGTTTGAGGTGATCACGAATGTATATGATGTAACACAAGGACGGTCCGGTGGCGGCACCATCAGTGCGGTGACCAAATCGGGCACCAATACATTTACAGGTAGTGTATTTGATTATTTCCGTGCCGATTTCCTGGCCAGCCCCTATGACATCCGGGGCAATAAGCGTACGCAAAGCTTTACCACCAATCAATATGGTTTTAGCTTAGGTGGCCCCATCATTAAGGACAAGCTGCATTTCTTTACTGCTTTTGACAGGCAGGATGAATCACAGCCCTTCTTTATCGCCGACATACAGGACGATGATGATGCCAACTCTTTGCGCATCAGCAAGGCGGCCCTGGACAATGTGATCGATATTGGCCGTCGCAAGTATGGGCTGGGCAATGGTCCGCAGGTGGGTGAGTTTGGCAGGAAAACAGTGGCCAATACTTTCTTTGGGCGCCTGGACTGGCAAATCGACAAACGCAACCGGTTAACGCTGCGCAACAACTATAGTGACTGGAAGAACCCGGTGAGCAATAGCGACAATAGCAGCATCAACCTGTATGAAGTATACGGTGATTTTAAATCCCGGGAAAACAGCTTGCTGTTGTCCTTACGCAGCCAGTTAAACAGCAATGTACTGAATGAACTGAAGTTCCAGTACCAGGTTACTACCCGCAATTATGTTCCCAACAGCGAATTGCCTTCGGCCAATATTCCCCGCGCTATTGTAACTGTGCGTTCGCAATTACCCAATGGTACGATGGGCAATACCACGGTGCAGTTGGGCGGTCAGCGCTTTAACCCGGAGGATAACCTCGAGCGTCAATACCAATTGGTGAACACCACGTACCTCAGCAAAGGAAAATACAATTTCACTTTTGGAACAGACAATACGCTGACCTACCTGGATACGTATATCTCCAATGAGCAGAATGGACGATTTATTTTCAACAGTGTGGAAGAGTTTGACAACCTCAATCCTTCGCGCTATGCGCGTGAAGTACCCTTAAAAGGAAAACCATCTGTACAGCAGTGGGTGTTGAACGCCTCTTTATTTGGCCAGGTACAGTTTGAATTACTGAAAGATGTAGATGCGGTTTTTGGCGTACGGTATGATGTGACGAGCTATCTTACCAAAGGTGATTATAATGCAGTAGTAGATCAAGCCCTGGGATTGCGTACCGACAACAATGCCAGTGACTGGAACAATGTACAACCGCGTATGCAACTGACCTGGGATGTAAAAGGCAATAAGAAAGATATCATCCGCTTTGGCGCAGGTATTTTCTCTGCCAACCCGATCACGTATGCCCAGGTAAACAATATCCAGAACAGTGGAACGAAGGTGGCAGCTATTGATGTTACGCGTCCTTCCACAGGCACCAACCTGGTACCCAAGCCCAATTTCCCCAGTTACCGCAATGATCCTTCTACAGCGCCAGGTGTAATAGCAGGAGTGCCCACGGTATCTACGATCAACCTGAACAGCCCTGACCTGGAAGTGCCCAGTATTTTTAAAGCGAATATCAGCTACAATAAAATATTTGGCAACCGCTTCAGACTGGGCTTCAATGTTCAATACGCCTATACCTGGGACAACTATGTATACCTGGACCGCAACCTGGTAGACCAACCTTACTTCACCCTGGCCAATGAAGCCAACCGTGGTGTATTTGTACCAGCCAATACGATCACTTCCGCCGGCATTACAGACAATGTACAAGGACGAAAAACACAACTGGTAGGCCGCACGCTGGAGTTTACGAATGGCGCCAAGATCAATCAACTGGCAGCCTTTATAGATGGTGAATACCGCTACTTCCGGGATGGCTATATCAACTTCAGCTATACCTATAATATTACGAAGGATAACACCTCGTATAATGGTAACGTAGCCAACACATCTACCTTCCGCCCTATTAAATCAGACCCACGCAGTCTTAGTGAGATGGATTATTCTGACAACCAGTTCAGGCATAAGGTAGTTTTGTATGGTGCTACGCCTACCTTCAAGGGCTTCTCGCTGAGCGGTCGCTTTACGGGCCTTGGTGGTTCGCGTTATTCTTTAGTAGTGGATGCAGATATCAACGGCGACTTTGTAGGCGGCCCCGGCAACGACAATGACCTGGCTTTTGTATTTGACCCCAATGATCCCAAGACAGCCACGGCCATCCGTGAATCGATGCTGAAGGTATTGGCCAATCCCAACAGCCGGGCTAAGAAGCATATCCAGGAATCACTGGGTAAAATAGCCAGCAGGAATGGCGGCGAGAATCCTTTTACGGGTACTATCGATGTAAGGCTGGCTAAAGAATTCAAATTGTATAAGACACATAAGCTGAGCCTGAGTGTCGATGTGTTCAACTTTGCCAACCTGCTGAATAAGCAATGGGGCGGCAATTACAACCTGGGCGCACAAACATTGCTGACTGTAAGCGGTTTCAACCAGGCTACGAAAGAATACCAATACCGGGTAAATGAGAATGTGGGTGTTACCACCCGGAATGGTACTCCCTACCAGGTTCAGATCGGTGCACGCTATAGCTTTTAA
- a CDS encoding RNA polymerase sigma factor, with amino-acid sequence MDYKVFDDEILLKLLKTGDAAALEEIYKRYSEAVFMAAFRKVRSKEVAEELVQNLFISLWTKREQAHIEKLEAYLHSAVRYQVIDYIRSKIIRERYSQFAKEQLNVDENASESKLLLQELSIAIDNTIKRLPQKTQEIFRLSRYEHRSVKEIAQYMNLSEKAVQYHVTQSLKFMRLHLRDFILMGTALGALSRFFY; translated from the coding sequence ATGGATTACAAAGTATTTGACGACGAGATACTGCTTAAGCTGCTTAAGACAGGTGACGCTGCTGCCCTGGAGGAGATCTATAAAAGATACAGTGAAGCTGTATTTATGGCTGCCTTCCGGAAAGTACGATCAAAAGAAGTTGCAGAGGAACTTGTTCAAAACCTGTTCATTAGCTTATGGACTAAAAGGGAGCAAGCCCATATCGAAAAACTTGAAGCCTACCTTCATTCCGCTGTCCGCTACCAGGTAATTGACTATATCAGGTCGAAGATCATCCGGGAACGTTACTCCCAATTTGCCAAAGAACAATTGAATGTTGACGAAAACGCCTCTGAATCAAAGCTTTTGTTACAGGAGCTGAGTATTGCTATAGATAATACGATCAAAAGGCTTCCCCAGAAAACGCAGGAGATATTCCGCCTTAGCCGTTACGAGCACCGCTCGGTAAAGGAGATCGCCCAGTATATGAACCTTTCCGAAAAAGCTGTTCAATACCATGTAACCCAATCACTTAAATTCATGCGCCTGCACTTGCGCGACTTTATCCTCATGGGCACAGCCCTGGGTGCCCTTTCACGATTTTTTTATTAA
- a CDS encoding Crp/Fnr family transcriptional regulator: protein MIHPRDNGLFAYLQWKHDSRIAQHVLVKKYKKGAYIYAPPTRMNYICEIVSGAVKLGCFSDKEDVIHELLEPGEFFGNFRYLPGKPFAEHSRTIVASEVRLYEIDFFKDIVNRDPVTSDWFMATITSRWCKTECRLQEITSFEPRQRIRRLYQQLSRPVVDAYQQVYQLNELITFKEMADLTGTTRQLVAQELKTYSLNA, encoded by the coding sequence ATGATACACCCCCGCGACAATGGCCTGTTTGCTTACCTGCAGTGGAAGCATGATAGCCGGATAGCTCAACATGTGCTTGTAAAGAAATACAAGAAAGGGGCCTATATCTATGCGCCGCCTACACGGATGAATTATATATGCGAGATCGTTTCAGGCGCGGTGAAGCTGGGTTGTTTCTCCGATAAGGAAGATGTGATCCATGAATTGCTGGAGCCGGGAGAGTTCTTTGGCAATTTCCGGTATTTGCCGGGCAAGCCGTTTGCAGAACATAGCAGAACGATTGTGGCCAGCGAGGTGCGACTGTATGAGATCGATTTCTTTAAAGACATTGTCAACAGAGACCCGGTAACCTCGGACTGGTTTATGGCCACGATCACCTCGCGGTGGTGCAAAACAGAGTGCCGCTTACAGGAGATCACTTCCTTTGAACCCCGGCAAAGAATACGCCGGCTGTACCAGCAGCTTTCGAGACCGGTAGTGGATGCTTACCAGCAGGTCTATCAACTTAATGAACTGATCACGTTTAAAGAGATGGCTGATCTTACAGGGACTACCCGGCAACTGGTAGCGCAGGAACTCAAGACTTACTCACTCAACGCATAA